Proteins from one Corynebacterium testudinoris genomic window:
- a CDS encoding OFA family MFS transporter → MSFMSRSAIIAPKEFNRWLIPPAALAIHLSIGQVYAFSVFKLPLMDHFQVREVAVGWIFSLAIGMLGLSSAIAGTWVERVGPRVSMATSGAFWVTGFFVATIGISTGHLWLVYVGYGLIGGIGLGIGYISPVSTLMKWFPDRPGLATGLAIMGFGGGALIASPTSNMLMSYFGGGNETSQLADGLSQTFLTLAVLYLVVISLGAYAIRLPHPDWSPKGFNKSTAKPKAMQTKGSVSANNAIRTRQFWLLWIVLFTNVTAGIGILENAAPMISDYFPHIAAGAAAGFVGLLSLTNMGGRFVWSTVSDWIGRKNIYMVYLGVGLLMYLLIATLGSTSIFLFVVAALIILSFYGGGFATIPAYLRDMFGVYQVGAIHGRLLTAWSAAGIAGPLIVNMVVESQASKGLEGPDLYQLSLYIMAGVLAVGFIANALVRPVSKEHFEDEAVVQAKIDADRQAVIEAEAEAKEAGRTGGNSGPLHTTISMILALFIGASLIYGLFQTAVKAAGLFM, encoded by the coding sequence ATGTCTTTTATGTCCCGCAGCGCGATCATCGCGCCCAAGGAGTTTAACCGGTGGCTGATTCCTCCAGCCGCGCTCGCCATTCACCTGTCCATCGGTCAGGTGTACGCGTTCAGCGTGTTCAAGCTCCCGCTCATGGATCACTTCCAGGTCCGTGAGGTCGCCGTCGGGTGGATCTTCTCCCTCGCGATTGGAATGCTCGGTTTGTCTTCCGCCATTGCGGGAACCTGGGTGGAGCGCGTCGGCCCCCGGGTGTCGATGGCTACCTCCGGCGCCTTCTGGGTGACGGGCTTCTTCGTCGCGACGATCGGTATTTCCACCGGTCACTTATGGCTGGTGTATGTCGGCTACGGGCTCATTGGTGGCATCGGCCTCGGTATTGGCTATATCTCCCCGGTGTCCACGCTGATGAAGTGGTTCCCGGACCGCCCGGGCCTGGCCACCGGCTTGGCCATCATGGGCTTCGGTGGCGGAGCGCTCATCGCCAGCCCCACCTCCAACATGCTCATGTCCTACTTCGGTGGCGGCAACGAGACCTCCCAGCTTGCGGATGGTCTCTCCCAGACCTTCCTCACCCTGGCGGTGCTCTACCTGGTCGTCATTTCCCTCGGTGCCTACGCCATTCGCCTGCCGCACCCGGACTGGTCCCCGAAGGGCTTTAACAAGTCCACCGCCAAGCCCAAGGCCATGCAGACCAAGGGCAGCGTCTCGGCCAACAACGCCATCCGCACCCGTCAGTTCTGGCTGCTGTGGATCGTGCTGTTTACCAACGTCACGGCGGGCATCGGCATCCTGGAAAATGCCGCCCCGATGATCAGTGACTACTTCCCGCACATCGCCGCGGGTGCCGCCGCAGGCTTCGTTGGCCTGCTCTCACTGACCAACATGGGTGGCCGCTTCGTCTGGTCGACGGTCTCCGACTGGATCGGCCGCAAGAACATCTACATGGTCTACCTCGGCGTGGGCCTGCTCATGTACCTGCTCATCGCGACGCTGGGCTCCACGTCCATCTTCTTGTTCGTCGTGGCCGCGCTGATCATCCTCTCCTTCTACGGCGGTGGCTTTGCCACTATCCCGGCATACCTGCGCGACATGTTCGGCGTGTACCAGGTCGGCGCCATCCACGGACGCTTGCTCACCGCCTGGTCGGCTGCTGGTATCGCCGGACCGCTGATCGTCAACATGGTGGTTGAGTCCCAGGCCTCCAAGGGCCTCGAGGGCCCGGACCTCTATCAGCTCAGCCTCTACATCATGGCTGGTGTGCTGGCCGTGGGCTTCATCGCCAACGCGCTCGTCCGCCCCGTGAGCAAGGAGCACTTCGAAGACGAGGCCGTGGTGCAGGCCAAGATCGATGCCGACCGCCAGGCCGTCATCGAGGCCGAAGCAGAGGCCAAGGAGGCCGGGCGCACCGGCGGTAACTCCGGCCCGCTGCACACCACGATCTCCATGATTCTCGCCTTGTTCATCGGCGCCTCTCTCATCTACGGCCTGTTCCAGACCGCGGTGAAGGCGGCCGGTCTGTTCATGTAG
- a CDS encoding CDP-alcohol phosphatidyltransferase family protein: MTELPQDSWRERYRWARTSLDGAQKTGQGVPAYTRWVNRRGARVVAAVGYACGWTPNMVTAMSALLSLAGMILLLIFPPAAWLGVPVAALLAAGYLFDSADGQLARLSGRSSKTGEWIDHVVDAFRSPAIHLVTAVAIMIYRPDSWWLALVALGYSLITSGQFLSQILAEAFVKKAGRPQTRGGDKRSWILLPTDPGTLCWSFILWGVSPLFAVVYTLLAAIAAAHSAVSLRRRFRDLSALDNASSQG, translated from the coding sequence ATGACCGAGTTACCTCAAGATAGCTGGCGAGAACGCTACCGCTGGGCCCGGACATCGCTCGACGGAGCCCAGAAAACCGGCCAAGGTGTCCCCGCCTACACGCGCTGGGTCAACCGACGAGGAGCCCGCGTCGTCGCGGCCGTCGGTTACGCCTGCGGCTGGACACCCAACATGGTCACCGCCATGTCCGCGCTGCTCTCCCTGGCGGGAATGATCCTTCTCCTGATCTTCCCCCCGGCCGCGTGGCTGGGCGTGCCGGTCGCCGCACTATTGGCCGCGGGCTACCTCTTCGACTCGGCGGACGGCCAGCTGGCTCGGCTGTCGGGGCGTTCCTCCAAGACGGGGGAGTGGATCGACCACGTCGTCGACGCCTTCCGCTCCCCGGCGATCCACCTCGTCACAGCCGTCGCGATCATGATCTACCGCCCGGACAGCTGGTGGCTGGCCCTTGTTGCCCTCGGCTATTCGCTCATTACCAGCGGGCAGTTCCTCAGCCAGATCCTGGCGGAGGCCTTCGTGAAAAAGGCTGGCCGACCACAGACTCGCGGCGGCGACAAACGCTCGTGGATTCTGTTGCCCACCGATCCGGGGACGTTGTGCTGGTCCTTCATTCTCTGGGGCGTCTCGCCCTTGTTCGCGGTGGTGTATACCCTGCTCGCAGCCATCGCCGCTGCGCATTCGGCAGTGTCATTGCGGCGCCGTTTCCGCGACCTCTCCGCCCTCGATAACGCATCGAGTCAGGGGTAA
- a CDS encoding glycosyltransferase family 2 protein: MTVLLPALNASEHVGTAVRSTLRGLPRDAELLVLDDGSTDNTAEVAVKAGTRRGVMDPRLKVVSRPPSGGLGKALNWMLENTDSALVARMDADDINLPWRFSTSVQALTRGVDVVFSQILQGKGKTTIPMLPIAISPQAFPVHLLLRNPVTHPTLVGRREALAVSGGYRDVPAEDYDLWLRMAANGVTMRRLALNSYVYRFHPQQITANPDWYKKSWSDPLQAEAFADLSEVLTGVRLKRLVAIAQLPPEERQPQLQQFEQLVGAAIAKLPRTSQPLVRRRLNRRIDWARQYSPNI, from the coding sequence ATGACTGTCCTGCTCCCCGCACTCAATGCATCGGAGCACGTCGGAACTGCCGTTCGCTCCACGCTGCGCGGATTGCCCCGCGACGCCGAACTGCTCGTGCTCGATGATGGCTCGACCGACAACACGGCTGAGGTAGCGGTGAAAGCCGGTACCCGGCGAGGGGTCATGGACCCGCGGCTGAAAGTGGTGAGTCGTCCGCCCTCCGGCGGGCTGGGCAAGGCGCTCAACTGGATGCTCGAGAACACTGACTCGGCGCTTGTCGCTCGGATGGATGCCGATGACATCAACTTGCCGTGGAGGTTTTCCACCTCCGTTCAGGCACTCACCCGTGGCGTCGATGTCGTGTTTTCCCAGATCCTGCAGGGCAAGGGGAAAACCACGATACCCATGCTGCCGATCGCCATTAGCCCCCAGGCGTTTCCGGTGCATCTGTTGCTCAGGAATCCGGTGACGCATCCGACCTTGGTGGGGCGTCGAGAAGCACTTGCGGTGAGTGGCGGATACCGCGACGTGCCAGCTGAAGACTACGACCTGTGGCTGCGGATGGCAGCCAACGGCGTGACAATGCGCCGACTGGCGCTGAATTCCTACGTCTACCGTTTCCATCCACAACAGATCACCGCCAATCCGGACTGGTACAAGAAATCCTGGTCAGACCCCCTTCAAGCGGAGGCCTTTGCGGATCTGAGTGAGGTGCTCACCGGAGTTCGCCTGAAACGGCTAGTGGCTATTGCTCAGCTGCCACCGGAAGAGCGACAACCCCAGCTCCAGCAGTTCGAGCAGCTCGTTGGCGCCGCCATCGCGAAACTCCCCCGAACATCGCAACCACTTGTGCGAAGGCGGCTCAATCGCAGGATCGACTGGGCCCGACAGTATTCGCCCAACATTTGA
- a CDS encoding adenylyltransferase/cytidyltransferase family protein: MSKGQQAEGRTVVGYVPGGFDMLHVGHINILTAARDRCTHLVVGVATDESLRRMKGRLPVIPHAERMKLVGSLRFVDEVVEDLDQDKRLAWRRRPFDVLFKGDDWKDTEKGERLERELAEVGAHVVYLPYTPSTSSSILRNFLLKDHVEEAHAEGVR, from the coding sequence ATGTCGAAAGGACAGCAAGCAGAAGGGCGCACCGTGGTTGGGTACGTCCCGGGAGGCTTCGACATGCTGCACGTCGGGCACATCAACATCCTCACCGCCGCGCGCGATCGCTGCACGCACCTTGTTGTCGGGGTAGCCACCGACGAGTCCCTGCGCAGGATGAAGGGACGGCTGCCGGTCATCCCTCACGCCGAGAGGATGAAGCTCGTCGGGAGCCTGCGCTTTGTGGACGAGGTCGTGGAAGACCTCGACCAGGACAAACGACTGGCGTGGCGGCGCCGTCCCTTCGACGTCCTGTTCAAAGGCGATGACTGGAAAGACACCGAGAAGGGCGAGCGCCTCGAACGCGAGCTGGCAGAGGTCGGCGCCCACGTCGTGTACTTGCCCTACACCCCCTCTACGTCTTCCTCGATCCTGCGGAACTTCCTGCTGAAAGACCACGTCGAGGAAGCCCATGCGGAGGGGGTTCGATGA
- a CDS encoding glycosyltransferase family 2 protein, translating to MDNSPSILGDTAGADPVDPRRSLVAVVERDTRAVTVLSGDEADPRAEILVREQGVTLAHVHLNGAGEFVERALAQTPDGLPHRGWTLGAGKDTHASAVVCTMGKNPVLPLAIKAVLGQTHDALEVIVVDNDPASGDVRRLLSGIDDHRLRIVDEPRRGLSAARNRGLRAAEGSDVVAFTDDDALVSPNWLSSMLDVFASAPAGEVGAVTGPAFAAELQSPSQRFFESRGGFPHGLEPVVWFVQPISPECARLGQPGDGGPLYPLATARVGAGVSMALSRAALQALGSFDECLGAGSPTRGGEDLDAFARVMRAGFAIVYTPDAVVHHVHRRDLAGLEKQTFGDGTGMVALLFKSLLHHPTELSALLRRIPAILARVKPGTDRMSGSEDDVPSVLSRKEVKGFLVGIPLYLQARGRRALAQVGIRR from the coding sequence ATGGACAACTCACCCTCGATTCTCGGGGACACCGCAGGCGCGGACCCGGTGGATCCGCGGCGCAGCCTCGTGGCGGTCGTGGAACGCGATACCCGGGCCGTGACGGTGCTCTCCGGTGATGAGGCGGATCCTCGGGCCGAGATCCTCGTCCGTGAACAAGGCGTGACGCTGGCGCACGTCCACCTCAACGGGGCGGGCGAGTTCGTCGAACGGGCTCTGGCGCAGACCCCTGACGGCCTGCCCCACCGTGGATGGACTCTCGGAGCTGGGAAAGACACCCACGCGAGTGCGGTGGTGTGCACGATGGGGAAAAACCCTGTGCTCCCCTTGGCTATCAAGGCGGTGCTGGGGCAGACGCACGATGCTTTGGAGGTCATCGTCGTTGACAATGATCCAGCCTCGGGTGATGTACGCCGACTCTTAAGCGGCATCGACGATCATCGACTTCGGATCGTGGACGAACCACGCCGAGGTCTCTCCGCCGCCCGCAATCGCGGGCTGCGCGCTGCCGAGGGGAGTGACGTCGTGGCTTTCACCGACGACGATGCCCTGGTGAGCCCGAACTGGTTGTCATCCATGCTCGATGTCTTCGCCTCCGCACCAGCGGGCGAGGTGGGGGCTGTGACAGGACCCGCGTTTGCCGCCGAGCTGCAGAGCCCATCGCAGCGATTTTTCGAATCTCGTGGGGGATTTCCCCACGGGCTCGAACCCGTCGTGTGGTTCGTGCAGCCGATTTCACCCGAGTGCGCCCGCCTGGGCCAGCCCGGCGACGGAGGACCCCTGTACCCGCTGGCGACTGCCCGGGTTGGCGCGGGGGTGTCCATGGCATTGAGCCGCGCTGCCCTCCAGGCACTGGGCAGTTTCGATGAGTGCCTGGGTGCCGGATCGCCCACCCGGGGCGGCGAGGACCTGGACGCCTTCGCGCGGGTCATGCGGGCTGGTTTTGCCATTGTGTACACGCCCGATGCCGTCGTCCATCACGTGCACCGGCGAGATCTCGCAGGGCTAGAAAAACAGACGTTTGGCGACGGCACCGGCATGGTCGCGCTGTTGTTTAAGTCCCTCCTCCATCACCCGACAGAGCTTTCCGCACTGCTCCGACGCATCCCCGCCATCCTGGCCCGGGTGAAGCCGGGGACAGATCGCATGAGCGGCAGCGAGGACGATGTCCCTTCGGTGCTTAGCCGCAAAGAGGTAAAGGGATTTCTCGTAGGGATTCCCCTTTACCTCCAAGCACGCGGCCGTCGCGCTCTGGCACAGGTGGGGATCCGGCGATGA
- the rpmC gene encoding 50S ribosomal protein L29 yields MATGTPAFEYRELDATELETRLTEAKEELFNLRFQLATGQLTNNRRLRTVKRDIARIYTVIRERELGLSVVPGAEA; encoded by the coding sequence ATGGCAACCGGTACCCCTGCTTTCGAGTACCGCGAGCTCGACGCCACTGAGCTCGAGACTCGCCTGACCGAGGCCAAGGAAGAGCTGTTTAACCTGCGCTTCCAGCTTGCCACCGGTCAGCTGACCAACAACCGCCGCCTTCGCACGGTCAAGCGCGACATCGCCCGCATTTACACTGTTATCCGCGAGCGTGAGCTGGGCCTGTCCGTCGTCCCGGGAGCTGAGGCTTAA
- the rpsQ gene encoding 30S ribosomal protein S17 has protein sequence MSEATVNDKKEKGIRKVRTGYVVSDKMQKTIVVELEDRKQHALYGKTIRSNSKVKAHDENEEAGIGDRVRIEETRPLSKDKHFRLLEIVEKAK, from the coding sequence ATGAGTGAGGCAACTGTGAACGATAAGAAGGAAAAGGGCATCCGCAAGGTCCGCACCGGCTACGTCGTCTCTGACAAGATGCAGAAGACGATCGTCGTCGAGCTGGAGGACCGCAAGCAGCACGCCCTCTACGGCAAGACCATCCGCTCCAACTCCAAGGTCAAGGCCCACGATGAGAACGAGGAAGCCGGCATCGGCGACCGCGTCCGCATCGAGGAGACCCGCCCGCTCTCCAAGGACAAGCACTTCCGCCTCCTGGAGATCGTCGAGAAGGCCAAGTAA
- a CDS encoding Wzz/FepE/Etk N-terminal domain-containing protein produces MTTLDRHPSPGQYDGSMDFNIVSTILRRRKKWILLGTVIGLVVCIAYLLITPTTYTATARVSVAALGSEPVAQGRSAANLVDMPTERQLASSALTTEGALEELGEGWRASELRSGLSLSGDPDSTVLDLSYSANDRPRAIEGADALARAFLVTRSNQVTDRAQAMVENIDEKIASNVAEKNKIALGEVTTGVAPSVRISTIDATIAALQQQRATWSDINTWPGEVITPASSNEVKTSPVIWRVIALGLLAGLFLGFVMAALRHAFDGGASHADDIRSLLNVRLLRPQAPYGEVKRWDAAATIAHHGNDDSAPLLVLVDEDNSDAEAAAQALAAAGETRQLDLRVDRATLLRELGGETQAVLVVPPTWKKTELLGLVDDLDGMGTHLVGAIVVDERAGRTTAATR; encoded by the coding sequence ATGACAACTCTTGACAGGCACCCCAGTCCAGGACAGTACGACGGATCAATGGACTTCAACATCGTGTCGACGATCCTTCGTCGGCGGAAGAAGTGGATTCTTCTCGGCACGGTCATCGGGCTGGTGGTGTGCATTGCTTACCTCCTGATCACGCCGACGACGTACACGGCGACCGCCCGGGTCAGCGTTGCGGCGCTGGGAAGTGAACCAGTCGCGCAGGGGCGTTCGGCCGCCAACCTGGTGGACATGCCAACGGAACGTCAACTGGCGTCGTCCGCGCTGACGACGGAAGGCGCGCTGGAGGAGCTCGGCGAGGGATGGCGGGCCTCCGAGCTGCGCTCCGGGCTTAGCTTGTCGGGAGATCCGGACAGCACGGTGCTCGACCTGTCCTATTCCGCCAACGATCGCCCACGAGCCATCGAGGGCGCTGACGCGTTGGCACGCGCCTTCCTCGTCACCCGAAGCAACCAGGTCACCGACCGGGCCCAAGCCATGGTCGAGAACATCGATGAGAAGATCGCATCGAACGTCGCGGAGAAGAACAAGATCGCCTTGGGCGAGGTCACGACCGGCGTCGCGCCCAGCGTGCGCATCTCGACTATCGACGCCACTATCGCCGCCCTCCAGCAGCAGCGCGCAACGTGGAGCGACATCAACACTTGGCCTGGTGAGGTGATCACCCCAGCGTCAAGTAACGAGGTGAAAACATCGCCAGTGATCTGGCGCGTCATCGCCCTTGGTCTCCTCGCCGGCCTGTTCCTCGGCTTCGTCATGGCTGCGCTGCGCCACGCCTTCGACGGAGGCGCGTCCCACGCGGACGACATCCGCAGTCTCCTCAACGTCCGATTGCTGCGTCCGCAGGCCCCCTACGGCGAAGTCAAGCGATGGGATGCGGCAGCCACCATTGCTCATCACGGCAATGACGATTCCGCACCGTTGTTGGTGCTCGTCGACGAAGACAACTCTGATGCCGAAGCCGCGGCCCAGGCACTGGCGGCAGCGGGCGAGACCCGGCAGCTCGACCTCCGAGTCGACCGGGCAACTCTCCTGCGTGAGCTAGGTGGCGAGACTCAAGCGGTGCTCGTCGTGCCGCCGACGTGGAAGAAGACCGAACTTCTTGGCCTCGTCGATGACCTGGACGGCATGGGAACCCACTTGGTTGGTGCCATCGTCGTCGACGAACGCGCCGGGCGTACTACAGCAGCCACGAGGTAG
- a CDS encoding flippase, translating into MSDQGSDDVRSDAASRENRRELARGGSLSFVGSACSALLGFVLTIVITQLMGAEGAGVIFQATGVFAVVLAFAKVGLDSTAIYLLPRVRLDDVGRIRSTIMAFLLIAGVISVSFAVALQLVAPVLWPGSDNPVSASVRALAVFIPFGAVVIIAAAILRALGSVKEYVLVSNIAIPALRPPLVAIAAVATGSVVVVSVAWALPLALMVLVVAVMIAGHVRREESGTPGRVLPSRDQLRQIVGFAAPRTASAGLEQAIIWVDVLIIGWLLSDEAAGIYGGAARFIQAGLIVDAALRVVVSPRFSSLLHQGKTGATRDLYVTATIWLVLIASPIYVLLAVFSPVFLGLLGPDFPQGSTALTILAVGIMVTFLAGNIHSLLIMSGRSGWAAINKVIVLAINVVGNLIVVPEWGIEGAAAVWAFSMLFDACLAAWEVHYFLGIRAPLWEVTRPLVLVLATCAVPALIILGLWGSSVGTLLLAAAVGAVLFLCACWFARRSLRLENLMSMLRSRG; encoded by the coding sequence ATGTCTGATCAGGGAAGCGATGATGTTCGCTCGGATGCGGCGAGCCGCGAGAACCGACGGGAGCTTGCCCGGGGCGGAAGCCTGAGTTTTGTCGGCTCGGCGTGCAGTGCGCTGCTGGGTTTTGTGCTCACCATCGTCATCACGCAGCTCATGGGCGCGGAAGGCGCCGGAGTCATCTTCCAGGCCACGGGTGTGTTCGCGGTCGTCCTCGCATTCGCCAAGGTGGGGCTGGATTCCACGGCCATTTACCTGCTTCCCCGGGTGCGGCTTGATGATGTTGGCCGGATCCGTTCGACCATCATGGCCTTCCTCCTCATCGCCGGAGTGATCAGTGTGTCCTTTGCCGTGGCGCTCCAGCTGGTGGCGCCGGTCTTATGGCCTGGGTCCGACAACCCGGTTTCGGCGTCGGTGCGGGCCTTGGCGGTGTTCATCCCCTTCGGAGCGGTCGTCATCATTGCGGCGGCGATCTTACGAGCGTTGGGATCGGTCAAGGAATACGTGCTGGTGAGCAACATTGCTATCCCGGCCTTGCGCCCGCCTTTGGTGGCCATCGCCGCCGTGGCCACGGGTTCAGTCGTGGTGGTGTCGGTGGCGTGGGCCCTGCCGCTCGCCCTCATGGTCCTTGTGGTTGCGGTGATGATCGCCGGACACGTGCGGCGCGAAGAGAGCGGCACCCCGGGCCGGGTTCTCCCTTCCCGGGATCAGTTGCGGCAGATCGTCGGCTTCGCGGCTCCCCGGACGGCGTCTGCTGGCTTGGAGCAGGCCATCATCTGGGTGGATGTTCTCATTATCGGTTGGCTGCTCAGCGACGAGGCAGCCGGGATCTACGGCGGCGCGGCCCGGTTCATCCAGGCCGGGCTGATCGTGGATGCGGCGCTGCGGGTTGTGGTGTCCCCACGCTTTTCTTCCCTCCTGCACCAGGGCAAAACGGGCGCGACGCGCGACCTCTACGTCACCGCGACGATCTGGCTTGTCCTCATCGCCTCACCCATCTACGTCCTTCTGGCGGTCTTTTCCCCCGTGTTCTTGGGACTGTTGGGCCCTGATTTCCCCCAAGGGTCAACGGCGTTGACCATCCTCGCTGTCGGCATCATGGTGACATTCCTCGCGGGCAACATTCACTCGTTGCTCATCATGAGCGGCCGAAGTGGGTGGGCGGCGATCAACAAGGTCATCGTCTTGGCCATCAATGTCGTGGGAAACCTCATCGTGGTGCCCGAGTGGGGGATCGAGGGTGCAGCGGCAGTGTGGGCCTTCAGCATGCTTTTCGACGCCTGCCTGGCTGCCTGGGAGGTCCACTACTTCCTCGGCATTCGTGCCCCGTTGTGGGAAGTAACTCGACCGCTGGTGTTGGTACTGGCCACGTGCGCGGTGCCTGCCCTGATCATTCTCGGCCTCTGGGGGAGCTCGGTGGGCACCTTGCTGCTGGCGGCGGCGGTGGGGGCGGTGCTGTTTTTGTGTGCCTGTTGGTTCGCGCGGCGTTCTTTGCGGTTAGAGAACCTGATGTCCATGCTTCGGTCGCGTGGCTAG
- a CDS encoding O-antigen ligase family protein: MRVRTTQTLPAAPVILPFAAYILWWALGIGDFIWIFAGFIICLSWIGIRGIKVPPLLFLWVLFTAWVAVTLVMNDNVGRFAGAVYRLLLYASAGLLAIHTFNARQSLPLQKVTGALVWFLGGMSAVGYAALAFPQAIIRTPMSWIMPEALARNELVEQMIIRRMSHWNPSAWIDQAVRPVAPFLYANTWGNVYSLVLPLAVLHLWLMWHTRYRWITLIVILASIIPALSTLNRGMFVGLGVVALWVLSQTVRRGQFFTAALAVFAMALAGLVWFVSPLGAALFNRVATTYSLVDRESLYVETFDAVLTSPLFGYGSPRPADQSWLPSLGTQGQLWTVLYSHGFVGAALFVGFLLAACVVVLRRRDVVGAVLGGIILATAVETVFYGMMTGIMVSLVVVALAMRSDTVISSGDRPGMTVQPASTFRPQGGRWSA; the protein is encoded by the coding sequence ATGAGAGTAAGAACAACCCAGACCTTGCCGGCGGCGCCCGTCATCCTGCCGTTTGCCGCCTATATCCTGTGGTGGGCCCTCGGTATCGGCGACTTCATCTGGATTTTCGCTGGGTTTATCATTTGCCTGTCGTGGATTGGAATCAGAGGCATCAAGGTTCCTCCGCTGCTGTTCCTGTGGGTCCTTTTCACCGCCTGGGTGGCAGTCACCCTCGTCATGAATGACAACGTGGGACGCTTTGCTGGTGCGGTGTATCGTCTGCTGCTCTACGCCTCGGCTGGCCTCCTAGCTATCCACACCTTTAACGCGCGGCAATCGTTGCCGCTGCAGAAGGTCACCGGGGCGCTGGTGTGGTTCCTCGGCGGGATGAGCGCCGTAGGCTACGCAGCGCTCGCCTTCCCTCAAGCCATCATCCGCACCCCCATGTCGTGGATCATGCCGGAGGCTTTGGCCCGCAACGAACTCGTCGAGCAGATGATCATTCGCCGCATGTCGCATTGGAACCCCTCGGCGTGGATCGACCAAGCCGTCCGGCCTGTGGCACCGTTCCTCTATGCCAACACGTGGGGCAACGTCTACTCGCTCGTCCTGCCGCTGGCGGTGCTGCACCTATGGCTCATGTGGCACACACGCTACCGCTGGATCACCCTCATCGTGATCCTCGCCAGCATTATCCCTGCGCTGAGCACCCTCAACCGCGGAATGTTCGTCGGCCTGGGCGTCGTTGCTCTGTGGGTGTTGTCGCAAACCGTGCGCCGTGGACAGTTCTTTACCGCCGCCCTCGCGGTGTTCGCGATGGCGTTAGCGGGCCTCGTGTGGTTCGTGTCTCCGCTCGGGGCGGCATTGTTTAATCGAGTGGCAACCACGTATTCCCTTGTGGATCGTGAGTCTCTGTACGTTGAAACCTTCGATGCGGTGCTGACATCCCCACTGTTCGGATACGGCTCGCCGCGGCCAGCAGATCAGTCGTGGCTGCCGTCGCTTGGCACCCAGGGGCAGCTGTGGACGGTGCTCTACTCCCACGGCTTCGTCGGTGCGGCATTGTTCGTCGGGTTCCTCCTCGCCGCATGTGTTGTCGTCCTTCGACGTCGTGACGTTGTCGGTGCGGTTTTAGGCGGAATCATCTTGGCGACGGCCGTCGAGACGGTGTTTTACGGGATGATGACTGGGATCATGGTCTCGCTGGTTGTGGTGGCGCTGGCGATGCGCTCGGATACGGTGATTAGCAGTGGGGATCGTCCGGGAATGACCGTTCAGCCAGCTTCCACGTTCCGTCCTCAAGGCGGAAGGTGGTCAGCATGA